A single genomic interval of Lathyrus oleraceus cultivar Zhongwan6 chromosome 7, CAAS_Psat_ZW6_1.0, whole genome shotgun sequence harbors:
- the LOC127108489 gene encoding uncharacterized protein LOC127108489, which yields MNSNEGNVVYGRKLAYLLRHNINKKVQGFRAECRKMIKTNAEIAPVYESSRRKKHLTTILLKRKTFSFSFPKDFDLTCFPGIDNMLSNLESWDVECRKRGSGICDTYYIHTTISGDRILRSVIEVVNNLLPEGYAKLEKRKRNIKDEEDNDEENNYEIEANENNTPQVRPVDLLAFVPRRKRSCKKKVQKRKLAEVENDIATKSLTRPEEILENKENNVEAENVSCPLLKIEDKKTNYVVEKVVRPSEVKDNEINTEVDNVLCLPKTEDKGKNLVAGNDVCSQEMEDRKQNSEGGNASYFETMEDKAINMDVNDFSIEASLNLQDFSPEFALIISEVQPIVPVNQGVLEDMLKDCVVENDSTITKRINNHEVLPEVPEDFSEYDDLIASFLK from the exons ATGAATAGCAATGAGGGAAATGTTGTTTATGGCCGAAAACTGGCTTACCTGCTGAGACACAATATTAAT AAGAAAGTACAAGGTTTTAGAGCTGAGTGTCGTAAAATGATTAAAACAAATGCTGAAATTGCACCTGTTTAT GAATCATCAAGACGCAAGAAGCATTTGACAACAATACTACTCAAAAGGAAAACTTTTTCCTTTTCATTTCCTAAAGATTTTGATCTTACATGTTTTCCCGGCATAGACAATATGCTGTCTAATCTCGAAAGTTGGGATGTTGAATGTCGAAAGAGAGGATCAGGAATATGTGATACG TACTATATTCACACTACCATCTCGGGTGATAGAATATTACGATCTGTTATAGAAGTCGTAAACAACTTACTTCCTGAAGGATATGCCAAGTTGGAGAAGAGAAAAAGAAACATAAAG GACGAGGAAGATAACGATGAAGAAAATAATTATGAAATTGAGGCTAATGAAAACAACACGCCTCAAGTAAGACCTGTTGATTTACTTGCTTTCGTACCTAGGAGAAAAAGAAGTTGTAAGAAAAAG GTTCAAAAAAGAAAACTTGCTGAAGTGGAGAACGATATTGCAACTAAATCTCTCACCCGCCCTGAAGAGATTCTTGAGAACAAAGAGAACAATGTTGAAGCTGAAAATGTTTCTTGTCCTCTTTTAAAAATTGAGGACAAAAAGACCAATTATGTTGTAGAAAAGGTTGTTCGTCCTTCTGAAGTTAAGGACAACGAAATCAACACTGAAGTTGATAATGTTTTATGTCTTCCAAAAACTGAGGACAAAGGGAAAAATCTTGTAGCTGGAAATGATGTGTGTTCTCAAGAGATGGAGGACAGAAAACAAAATTCTGAAGGAGGAAATGCTTCATATTTTGAAACAATGGAGGACAAAGCGATCAATATGGATGTTAACGATTTTTCAATAGAAGCATCGTTAAATCTACAAGATTTTTCACCTGAATTTGCGCTAATTATTTCGGAGGTGCAACCCATTGTTCCTGTCAATCAAGGAGTGTTAGAAGATATGTTGAAAGATTGTGTTGTTGAAAATGATTCAACAATAACAAAGAGAATTAATAACCATGAAGTCTTGCCTGAGGTTCCAGAAGACTTCTCTGAGTATGATGATTTGATAGCAAGCTTTTTAAAATGA